A region of Clostridium acetobutylicum ATCC 824 DNA encodes the following proteins:
- a CDS encoding RtcB family protein — MFVICSEKTKKPIRIWLKDEEDIEESCLMQAYNLSQLPFIHKWVSLMPDTHTGKGMPIGGVIATEGVIIPNAVGVDIGCGMDFVATNINISEIKDIKTSNGSLIQGMVGDILRNIPVSFKHHREAQACITLDKAKEEINKYEKDTQLLEQIEGGYFQAGTLGGGNHFIELQEDELGKLCIMIHSGSRNFGKQVCDYFNNIARELNEKWKSSVPQEFRLAFLPTDTDKGKRYINWMNLALDFAYENRAKMMDNVKSIIEKWLNKYTDLNIEYTEEINCHHNYARLENHYGKNVWVHRKGATSAREGELAVIPGAMGSFSYVVEGKGNKESFCSSSHGAGRRYSRKAAMNNFTVEEVMKDLKTRNVILGKGKKKDIPEESRFAYKNIDEVMLNQTDLVKPIKKLKTIGVVKG, encoded by the coding sequence ATGTTTGTTATTTGCAGTGAAAAAACAAAAAAACCAATAAGGATATGGCTTAAGGATGAAGAGGATATAGAGGAAAGCTGTCTTATGCAGGCATATAACTTATCACAGCTTCCTTTTATACATAAATGGGTATCCCTTATGCCAGACACACATACGGGAAAGGGAATGCCAATAGGTGGAGTTATTGCAACTGAAGGCGTTATAATTCCAAATGCAGTAGGTGTAGATATAGGTTGTGGAATGGATTTTGTAGCAACCAACATAAACATATCAGAAATAAAAGATATTAAGACTTCAAATGGATCTCTAATTCAAGGAATGGTTGGAGATATACTAAGAAATATACCTGTTTCCTTTAAACATCATAGGGAAGCACAAGCGTGTATCACCTTAGATAAGGCTAAAGAGGAAATCAATAAGTATGAAAAAGACACTCAGCTATTAGAGCAAATTGAAGGAGGGTACTTTCAAGCAGGAACTCTTGGCGGGGGAAATCACTTTATTGAGCTTCAAGAAGATGAATTAGGTAAGCTTTGCATAATGATTCATTCTGGAAGCCGTAATTTTGGAAAACAAGTTTGTGATTACTTTAATAACATTGCAAGAGAGCTAAATGAAAAGTGGAAATCTTCCGTACCTCAAGAATTCAGACTAGCTTTTTTGCCTACTGATACGGATAAGGGAAAAAGGTATATAAACTGGATGAACTTGGCTCTTGATTTTGCTTATGAAAATAGAGCTAAAATGATGGACAATGTTAAAAGCATAATAGAAAAGTGGCTTAATAAGTACACTGATTTAAATATAGAGTATACAGAAGAAATTAATTGTCATCATAACTATGCTAGGCTTGAAAATCACTATGGAAAAAATGTATGGGTCCATAGAAAAGGTGCAACAAGTGCAAGAGAGGGAGAGCTTGCTGTAATACCAGGAGCTATGGGTTCTTTTAGTTATGTTGTAGAAGGTAAAGGTAATAAGGAAAGCTTCTGTTCTTCTTCTCATGGTGCAGGTAGAAGATATTCAAGAAAAGCTGCAATGAATAACTTTACAGTAGAAGAGGTAATGAAGGATCTTAAGACTAGAAATGTTATTTTAGGAAAAGGAAAAAAGAAAGACATTCCAGAAGAAAGTAGATTTGCCTATAAAAACATAGATGAAGTTATGCTTAATCAAACTGATTTAGTTAAGCCGATAAAAAAGCTTAAAACAATTGGAGTGGTTAAGGGGTAA
- a CDS encoding RNA ligase RtcB family protein, whose protein sequence is MYKILRTEKSWIEGSAVEQVKKLASLKGVENVIGYPDLHPGKTPIGISIITKDVIYPHLIGNDIGCSISLFETSELKRKFKVEKVMKTLQNSDLKNEIKKDFNLGTIGGGNHFAEFTLVDKILDESETTNFDKNKVYLLVHSGSRGLGEEILRKYIDYYSCQNGLAVNSEGFNNYISDYKKAVVFAKENRQLIAKNLCQLLNLKAFDLKIEAIHNGLELREDYIIHRKGAATALNKYVVIAGSRGDYSYIVKPINSSLETGFSIAHGAGRKWKRSGCKEKLQGKFSKKAIRNRSFSYNLICSNTNLVYEEAPEAYKNIDRVIDDLLSFNLIKVVARLKPLITYKD, encoded by the coding sequence ATGTATAAAATCTTAAGAACCGAAAAATCCTGGATTGAAGGTTCTGCTGTTGAGCAGGTAAAGAAACTAGCTAGTTTAAAAGGTGTAGAAAATGTTATAGGCTATCCTGACCTTCACCCTGGAAAAACACCCATAGGTATTTCAATTATTACAAAGGATGTTATATATCCTCATCTTATAGGAAATGATATTGGATGTTCCATAAGCTTGTTTGAAACCTCTGAACTTAAAAGAAAATTCAAAGTAGAAAAGGTAATGAAAACCCTTCAAAATAGTGATCTTAAAAACGAAATTAAAAAAGATTTTAATCTTGGAACTATAGGTGGAGGAAATCACTTTGCAGAGTTTACCCTTGTAGATAAAATTCTTGATGAAAGTGAAACAACAAATTTTGATAAAAACAAAGTCTATCTTCTTGTACACAGTGGCAGCAGAGGGCTTGGTGAAGAAATTTTAAGGAAATATATAGATTATTATTCCTGTCAAAATGGACTTGCAGTAAACAGCGAGGGTTTTAATAACTATATTTCAGACTATAAAAAGGCTGTAGTTTTCGCAAAAGAAAATAGACAGCTTATAGCAAAAAATCTATGCCAATTATTAAACTTAAAAGCTTTTGACCTAAAAATAGAGGCTATACACAATGGTTTAGAATTAAGAGAAGATTATATAATTCACAGAAAAGGTGCTGCTACAGCTCTTAATAAATATGTAGTTATAGCTGGCTCTAGAGGTGATTATTCATATATAGTTAAGCCTATAAACTCTTCCCTTGAAACAGGCTTTTCAATAGCTCACGGTGCAGGCAGAAAGTGGAAAAGAAGTGGTTGTAAAGAAAAGCTCCAAGGCAAATTTTCAAAGAAAGCTATACGAAACAGAAGCTTTTCCTATAATCTTATTTGCAGTAACACAAATTTAGTATACGAGGAAGCTCCAGAGGCTTACAAAAACATAGATAGAGTAATAGATGATCTTTTATCCTTTAATTTAATAAAGGTAGTTGCAAGGCTAAAGCCTTTAATTACCTATAAGGATTAG
- the prfH gene encoding peptide chain release factor H has protein sequence MWLQISAGTGPVESCRFVYLFLNLVKKECKYRNIKIEVLDFVPGEKIGTLKSVFLKLSGEGAKTYASSITGTHLLIWESEYRKNHRRKNWFIAVNSFSYETNEDLNDKDIIIEKMRSSGKGGQHVNKTETAVRITHKKTGIVVNSSEERSQFANIKLAKARLIIELKKLSDERRKRNRSERWTAGINIVRGNPVNVYTYKELNS, from the coding sequence ATGTGGCTACAAATTAGTGCAGGCACAGGGCCTGTTGAAAGCTGTAGATTCGTATACTTATTTTTAAACTTAGTAAAAAAAGAATGCAAATATAGAAATATAAAAATTGAAGTTTTAGACTTTGTACCTGGTGAAAAAATCGGCACTCTTAAATCTGTATTTTTAAAGCTTAGTGGAGAAGGTGCTAAGACGTATGCTAGCTCAATTACGGGAACTCATCTTCTTATTTGGGAAAGCGAATACAGAAAAAATCACAGGAGAAAAAATTGGTTTATAGCTGTTAATTCTTTTAGTTATGAAACTAACGAGGACCTAAACGATAAGGATATTATTATTGAAAAAATGCGAAGCAGTGGTAAAGGTGGACAACACGTTAACAAAACTGAAACCGCTGTAAGAATAACTCATAAAAAGACCGGTATAGTTGTGAACTCAAGCGAAGAAAGAAGTCAGTTTGCAAATATAAAACTTGCAAAGGCTAGATTAATCATTGAACTTAAGAAATTATCAGATGAGAGGCGCAAAAGAAATCGCAGTGAAAGATGGACTGCTGGAATAAATATAGTTCGTGGCAATCCAGTTAACGTATATACTTACAAGGAACTAAATTCTTAG
- a CDS encoding methyl-accepting chemotaxis protein, protein MIKVSELDGFKAACELQINQMEEGAVYVIVDGDTVTWKLSSEKFDIEDLYIGAKVLDDGAERTCIKEKRTVTVEVHDKKNGINAKGTATPVINEEGEIVGAVSVILPAIPPLMSSFQHFAPIMAEMFPEGVVLYTSDFEKIVERQGSKKFDVRSIQVGDKLTPDSTGLEAMRTNKLVMREDDGSVFGIPVVIVSYPVFRKDSSKVVGSFGIIIPKASAKKVKDASRDLNEGLVSIEAAAQELAATSSQINTSEMELSEDIKRIYELSEGIEKISEVISDISAQTNILGINASIEAARSGEAGRGFGIVAKEIRTLSTQTKDTVIKIKEFTQNIKEAVEETNNRSDKTLASSQEQTAATEEITSSIEALTNLSQSLTDISDNL, encoded by the coding sequence ATGATTAAAGTATCAGAGTTAGATGGTTTTAAGGCAGCATGTGAGCTGCAGATTAACCAGATGGAGGAAGGAGCTGTTTATGTCATAGTTGATGGCGATACAGTAACCTGGAAGCTCTCGTCAGAGAAATTTGATATAGAAGATTTGTATATTGGAGCTAAAGTGCTTGATGATGGAGCAGAGCGCACATGTATAAAAGAAAAAAGAACTGTTACAGTGGAAGTGCATGATAAAAAGAATGGAATAAATGCAAAAGGAACAGCAACACCTGTTATAAATGAAGAGGGTGAAATAGTTGGAGCTGTTAGCGTGATACTACCTGCTATACCGCCTTTAATGAGTAGTTTTCAGCATTTTGCACCTATTATGGCGGAGATGTTTCCAGAAGGAGTGGTTTTGTACACATCAGATTTTGAAAAGATTGTAGAGAGGCAAGGATCTAAAAAATTTGATGTGAGAAGTATACAAGTTGGTGATAAGCTTACACCGGACAGTACTGGTTTGGAAGCTATGAGAACTAATAAACTTGTAATGAGAGAAGATGATGGAAGCGTATTTGGCATTCCAGTAGTAATAGTAAGCTATCCTGTTTTTAGGAAAGATAGTTCAAAGGTTGTTGGATCTTTCGGAATTATTATCCCAAAAGCTTCTGCTAAAAAGGTAAAGGATGCATCAAGAGATTTAAATGAAGGTTTAGTATCAATTGAAGCAGCGGCGCAAGAACTTGCGGCTACTTCGTCACAAATTAATACAAGTGAAATGGAGTTAAGTGAAGACATAAAAAGAATTTATGAACTTTCAGAGGGCATTGAAAAGATTTCTGAGGTTATTAGTGACATATCTGCTCAAACAAATATACTAGGAATAAATGCTTCTATTGAGGCGGCAAGATCAGGAGAAGCTGGAAGGGGCTTCGGTATTGTAGCTAAAGAGATAAGAACTCTTTCAACACAAACAAAGGATACAGTTATTAAGATAAAAGAATTTACACAAAATATTAAAGAAGCAGTTGAAGAGACAAATAATAGAAGTGATAAAACATTGGCATCAAGTCAAGAACAAACCGCAGCCACAGAAGAAATTACATCAAGTATAGAAGCGCTTACTAATTTATCTCAAAGTTTAACTGATATATCAGATAATCTATAA
- a CDS encoding MBL fold metallo-hydrolase, whose translation MKEIINNVYMLDGTNSSHVYLIKQNGNNILIDTGMVGLFKKIESELNSVDLNIKDINNILLTHHDIDHIGNAKMLQKASGAKLWISKEDMPYACGKLKRKGVKRIIQTLIRQEALSDINTYEEGQKFSKAYIIKTPGHTPGHVSVLYENVLFSGDLFKVKDKSIKLLPRFMNYSEEEIVKSIKALKKLKFEWICPSHGKPISAKEKSWTDFVERYQ comes from the coding sequence ATGAAGGAAATAATAAATAATGTTTATATGCTTGATGGTACAAATAGCAGTCACGTTTATTTGATAAAGCAAAATGGAAATAATATACTTATTGATACTGGAATGGTAGGATTATTTAAGAAAATAGAATCAGAGCTTAATTCTGTAGATTTAAACATAAAAGACATTAATAACATTTTACTTACACACCATGATATAGATCACATTGGAAATGCTAAAATGCTTCAGAAGGCTTCAGGAGCAAAACTGTGGATATCAAAAGAGGATATGCCGTATGCTTGTGGAAAATTAAAAAGAAAAGGTGTTAAGAGAATAATTCAGACATTAATAAGACAAGAGGCATTAAGTGATATAAATACATATGAAGAGGGACAGAAGTTTTCTAAAGCATATATAATAAAAACACCAGGGCATACTCCTGGTCATGTGTCAGTATTATATGAAAATGTATTATTTAGTGGAGATTTGTTTAAAGTAAAGGATAAGTCCATAAAATTACTTCCAAGATTTATGAACTATAGTGAAGAAGAGATAGTAAAATCAATTAAGGCTTTAAAAAAGTTAAAGTTTGAATGGATTTGTCCTTCACATGGAAAACCCATTTCAGCTAAAGAAAAAAGCTGGACTGACTTTGTAGAGAGGTATCAGTAG
- a CDS encoding slipin family protein, producing the protein MKIIIKENERGYLFKDGIFIKLLNPGKHSYIWGNYEIKKVNVDSMKEISTSDMDIFLKDENFKKSVVKIDIPDGKLAVHYVNGRKLNVLVSGEYAYWNIIKKHTFELIDISKPEVQESIDRSLFKYMPVSLYTKIEVSEGQRAVVYFNGKFHKELSSGVYYFWNSCIKVTYQLVDIRVQKLEVLGQEILTTDRVSLRINFVCDFRVVDAVSITSKIKDYATQLYTFSQMVIREYIGKFKFDDILNQKEEIGGFILSRLKEKEREYYVEFIGAGIKDIILPGEVRDIMNTVLIAEKKAQANVISRREEVASTRSLLNTAKLLDENETLYKLKEMEYLERICDKVGSISLSGGNNLLGQLNELLCQK; encoded by the coding sequence ATGAAGATTATTATAAAAGAAAATGAAAGAGGATACCTGTTTAAGGATGGAATATTCATAAAGCTACTAAATCCAGGTAAGCATTCGTATATATGGGGGAATTATGAGATTAAAAAGGTGAATGTAGATAGCATGAAAGAAATATCTACATCGGATATGGATATTTTTTTAAAGGATGAGAATTTTAAAAAAAGCGTGGTTAAGATAGATATACCAGATGGCAAGCTTGCCGTACACTACGTAAATGGCAGAAAATTAAATGTTTTAGTGAGTGGTGAGTATGCTTATTGGAACATTATAAAAAAGCATACCTTTGAGCTTATTGATATTTCAAAACCAGAGGTTCAAGAGAGTATTGATAGAAGCTTATTTAAATATATGCCAGTAAGCTTGTACACAAAGATTGAAGTTTCAGAGGGCCAAAGAGCAGTAGTGTATTTTAATGGTAAATTTCACAAAGAACTTTCAAGTGGAGTATATTATTTCTGGAACAGCTGTATTAAGGTCACGTATCAGCTTGTGGATATAAGGGTTCAGAAGCTTGAGGTATTGGGACAAGAAATTTTAACAACGGATAGAGTTTCTCTGCGCATTAATTTTGTGTGTGATTTTAGAGTGGTGGATGCTGTAAGTATTACTTCTAAAATAAAGGATTATGCAACTCAACTTTATACCTTTTCACAGATGGTAATAAGAGAGTATATTGGGAAATTTAAATTCGATGATATACTAAATCAAAAAGAGGAAATTGGAGGATTTATACTTTCAAGGCTTAAGGAAAAAGAAAGAGAGTATTACGTGGAGTTCATAGGTGCTGGTATAAAGGATATAATACTTCCAGGAGAAGTGAGGGATATAATGAACACCGTTTTAATAGCTGAAAAGAAAGCACAGGCTAATGTTATATCAAGACGTGAAGAAGTAGCATCTACTAGGAGTTTATTAAATACGGCTAAACTTTTAGATGAAAATGAAACGCTGTATAAGCTTAAGGAAATGGAATACTTAGAAAGAATATGTGATAAGGTAGGAAGCATATCTCTTTCAGGAGGAAATAACCTCCTAGGACAATTAAATGAACTGCTTTGTCAAAAATAG
- a CDS encoding right-handed parallel beta-helix repeat-containing protein: protein MKYLTKKLFLISTFMGISLASVFSLATTAYASSFYISPNGNDNNPGTISSPFLTISKAQEKANYGDTVYILGGTYTKFNITKSDANYNYVNNITKSGITYRAYSSKNIPIFDFSKVLPSKRIAAFLIEPGVSNVTFLSFQVTGVKVGTQKQSECFRVEGNATLNQVVCHDNEANGFYFVNHGTGSCIKCDSYNNIGPTKNSIGNTDGFGAHGDGVTFSYCRAWHNSDDGFDCLTSNGANTFDHCWAFNMNAGGDSNGFKIGGYGAGAPPNKVPIHTVKYCLSANNNAHGFYANHQPGQSATWTYNSAYNNKAGNFDMLERISRNNSIDIPGTREIVHYNLTYGGNAIKNSNLPSQNVSNNSWNKNGIVVSSSDFQSLDVNQLSSPRGTNGALPLITFMHLTSGSHLAGLGCF from the coding sequence ATGAAATACTTAACTAAAAAGCTATTTCTTATATCTACCTTTATGGGAATAAGCTTAGCTTCTGTGTTTTCTCTAGCAACTACAGCTTATGCCTCTAGCTTTTACATCTCACCAAATGGAAATGACAATAACCCTGGCACTATAAGTTCACCTTTTTTAACTATATCAAAAGCTCAAGAAAAAGCTAATTATGGCGACACCGTATATATTTTAGGTGGAACCTATACAAAATTCAATATTACAAAGTCAGATGCTAATTACAATTACGTTAATAACATTACTAAAAGCGGAATCACTTATAGAGCATATTCTTCAAAAAATATTCCTATTTTTGATTTTTCAAAGGTATTACCCTCAAAAAGAATAGCAGCTTTCCTAATAGAACCTGGTGTATCTAATGTAACTTTTCTATCTTTTCAAGTAACAGGGGTAAAAGTAGGCACTCAAAAGCAATCTGAATGCTTTAGGGTAGAAGGAAATGCAACTTTAAATCAGGTAGTTTGCCACGATAATGAAGCAAACGGATTTTATTTTGTTAATCATGGTACCGGAAGCTGCATAAAATGCGACTCCTATAATAACATTGGTCCTACTAAAAATTCAATCGGAAATACTGACGGCTTTGGCGCTCATGGCGATGGCGTTACATTTTCATATTGCCGTGCATGGCATAACAGTGACGATGGTTTTGATTGTCTTACTTCAAATGGAGCTAACACTTTCGATCACTGCTGGGCTTTTAATATGAATGCTGGTGGCGATTCAAATGGCTTTAAGATAGGTGGTTATGGTGCCGGGGCACCTCCTAATAAGGTTCCTATACATACTGTTAAATATTGTTTATCAGCTAATAATAATGCTCATGGCTTTTATGCTAATCATCAACCCGGGCAATCTGCAACTTGGACTTATAACTCGGCTTACAACAATAAAGCCGGTAATTTCGATATGTTAGAAAGGATTAGTAGAAATAATTCAATAGACATTCCGGGAACAAGAGAAATAGTTCATTATAATCTGACCTATGGTGGAAATGCTATTAAGAATTCCAATTTGCCTAGTCAAAATGTAAGCAACAATTCATGGAATAAGAATGGTATTGTAGTTTCTTCCTCAGATTTTCAGAGCTTAGACGTGAATCAACTTTCAAGTCCTAGAGGTACTAATGGTGCTTTACCTTTAATTACGTTTATGCATCTAACTAGTGGTAGTCACCTTGCCGGTTTAGGCTGCTTTTAA
- a CDS encoding WYL domain-containing protein, which produces MELFSEIYSCYYNAVTQIVNSCIETPISKEAIKKFIDDNAFSESSFHILPKLLTGDWNLLRKDNDKYISKLNSSIKNPVTKLQKSWLKSILHDKRIKLFLDKAELETLYKSLSDVEPLFDINDFYYFDIFSDGDNYNDPIYIDNFRFILNALKNKKAITVSFKSGRGIHTNGNFFPIKIEYSSKDDKFRLHCFSINARKSLTPQVINIGRISSVKLYKSTLNFYLDTSIYEKITRCTEPVVIEISNERNALERCMLNFSDFEKYTEYNKTSNKYITHIYYNKNDETELLIRILSFGPVIKVLGPEKFLNSLTKRLKKQLELINIAD; this is translated from the coding sequence ATGGAATTATTTTCCGAAATTTATAGTTGCTATTATAATGCTGTTACACAAATCGTAAATAGCTGCATCGAAACACCTATTTCAAAAGAGGCTATAAAAAAATTTATTGATGATAATGCTTTCAGTGAAAGTTCCTTTCATATCCTTCCAAAATTATTAACTGGTGATTGGAACTTATTAAGAAAAGATAACGATAAGTACATATCAAAGCTAAATAGTTCCATTAAAAACCCAGTAACTAAACTTCAAAAGTCATGGCTTAAATCTATCCTCCATGATAAAAGAATAAAGCTATTTTTAGATAAGGCTGAACTTGAAACTTTATATAAAAGCTTATCCGACGTTGAGCCACTATTTGATATAAATGATTTTTATTACTTTGACATTTTTTCAGACGGTGATAATTATAACGACCCTATTTACATAGACAATTTTCGTTTCATATTAAACGCATTAAAAAATAAAAAAGCTATAACAGTTTCTTTTAAAAGTGGTAGAGGTATTCATACAAATGGTAACTTCTTTCCTATTAAGATAGAGTATTCAAGCAAGGATGACAAATTTAGATTACATTGCTTTAGCATTAATGCTAGAAAAAGTTTAACTCCTCAAGTTATAAATATAGGAAGGATATCTTCAGTTAAACTTTACAAATCAACCTTAAACTTTTATTTGGACACCTCAATTTACGAAAAAATTACTAGATGTACAGAACCTGTTGTAATAGAAATATCTAATGAGCGTAATGCCCTTGAACGGTGTATGTTAAACTTTTCAGATTTTGAAAAATACACAGAGTACAACAAAACATCTAATAAATACATAACCCATATTTATTATAATAAGAATGATGAAACAGAGCTTTTAATACGTATTTTGTCCTTCGGCCCTGTTATAAAGGTATTAGGTCCTGAAAAATTCTTGAATTCCTTAACAAAAAGATTAAAAAAGCAATTAGAACTTATAAATATCGCAGACTGA
- a CDS encoding WYL domain-containing protein, with the protein MKNFSETIKNFDKIRDYVRDFYIYGFKSRNDFTRKSLRTYDNEKRRIESYFEKYVSYNSSFGEKNAFISVNSSTISHNPLYSVWKAKSFTDNDIMLHFYLLDLLNNRDKLSIKQLTDEISINYGTIFELQTVRNKANEYVKEGILISTKLGKTLYYSLNNSYFNDLTSSNNSLLDCLKYYQETAPFGVIGSYILQNENKKNDIFRFKHHFIAHTLEDKILFEILSAIKEKREISFIVESPKNPNKAVILGIPLKIFVSTQTGRRYLNIYNAKRNRFVNHRLDYIKSVKLLDKCNNYDFLKENLKNNLDKCWGVSFGNNSRKKVFKATLYINEKTETYIINRINKEGRDGTLKRLKKNTYLYSKEVFDPNELMSWIKSFIGRIISIESGENFVDARFFNDMQKLKEMYLNKEGN; encoded by the coding sequence ATGAAAAATTTTTCTGAAACAATTAAGAACTTTGATAAAATAAGAGACTATGTAAGAGACTTTTATATATACGGCTTTAAATCCAGAAATGACTTTACTAGAAAAAGCCTTAGAACCTATGACAACGAAAAAAGGAGAATTGAAAGCTATTTTGAAAAATACGTTAGTTATAACTCCTCCTTTGGTGAAAAAAACGCCTTCATTTCAGTTAACAGTTCAACTATAAGTCATAATCCACTATACAGCGTGTGGAAGGCCAAAAGCTTTACTGATAATGACATAATGCTTCATTTTTACTTATTGGATTTATTAAATAATAGAGACAAGCTTAGCATAAAGCAACTAACTGATGAAATTTCAATTAATTATGGGACAATCTTTGAACTTCAAACCGTCCGAAATAAAGCCAACGAATACGTAAAGGAAGGTATTTTAATTTCCACTAAGCTTGGAAAAACCTTATATTACTCACTGAACAATTCCTATTTTAATGATTTAACGTCAAGCAATAACAGCTTGTTAGACTGTTTAAAATATTATCAAGAAACAGCCCCCTTTGGTGTCATAGGCAGCTATATACTCCAAAATGAGAATAAAAAGAATGATATTTTCCGCTTTAAGCACCATTTTATTGCTCACACCTTAGAAGATAAAATTCTTTTTGAAATTCTAAGTGCAATAAAAGAAAAAAGAGAAATTTCTTTCATTGTTGAGAGCCCAAAAAATCCAAATAAAGCTGTAATTTTAGGAATACCTTTAAAGATATTTGTTAGTACTCAAACCGGCCGCCGTTATTTGAATATATACAACGCCAAAAGAAACCGCTTTGTAAATCACAGACTAGACTATATAAAATCAGTCAAGCTGCTTGATAAATGTAATAACTATGATTTTTTAAAAGAAAACCTTAAAAATAACTTAGACAAATGTTGGGGAGTATCCTTTGGAAACAACTCTAGAAAAAAAGTATTTAAAGCAACACTATATATTAACGAAAAAACAGAGACCTACATCATTAATCGTATAAATAAAGAAGGCCGTGATGGCACTTTAAAAAGACTTAAAAAGAATACTTATTTATACTCAAAGGAGGTTTTTGACCCAAATGAATTAATGTCATGGATTAAAAGCTTTATAGGAAGAATCATATCAATAGAAAGCGGAGAAAACTTTGTAGATGCGAGATTTTTTAATGATATGCAAAAACTAAAGGAAATGTACTTAAATAAGGAGGGTAACTAA